A region of the Lates calcarifer isolate ASB-BC8 unplaced genomic scaffold, TLL_Latcal_v3 _unitig_2455_quiver_1588, whole genome shotgun sequence genome:
aATAAGAAGTTAACACTCAGGATACGAACCCTGTGTTTGGAGAAATTAAAAACCCTGAATGTTTTGTCCTGTTCAGACGGAGGTGGAGGTGAACAGCAGCCTCTTGTGGCCAGAACCAGTATTACAGTTAGAAACAAAGTAAAGCTTTAAATGTGACTTCAGTGAATTATTTATCATGAATGAAACTCAGATTAAATCAAAACTAATCGATAAATCAGGTTATAACTTCTGCTTCTGTTAGTTCAGTCAGGGAGTAACGAACCGAACCCTGCGGTCCACCTGAACCTGGATCGGCTTCTATTTGAACTCTATTGATTACAGATTGTGTCTTCATGCATATCTGACTCTTAGTTAAAGTCGACACAGACTCGGTTACGATCGTGCTCAGCTGTTTCTCTGCGCCAACGTCTCGTCGTGAATATAAGAATAAATATTTCTGATTATCTGCAGGAGTTAAAGTCTCTCTGAGGACGGACAGATGTTCCGTGGTCTCCATGACGACCAGGACGACGTGGCGTCTGCGTCCCTGAAGACTAATAAAGTTTGTATCCCGCCGGGCTCCGTGTCCGTGTCGTCGCAGGCGGTCTGAAtatgttcagtaaagtctccaggctcctcctcctcctcagctccgcGCCTCCTTCTTGGTGCCTCGCGGCTTGTTGCCGAGCAACGCGTCCATCTCTGCGATGAGGGGCGGAGTCAGCTGAGACAGAACCTGAGAGACGACCAATCACAGGCTTCATCAAGGTTCAGGTCTCAGTTAGAggatgagtgagtgagtgaatgagtgagtgagtgaatgaatgagtgagtgttACCCTGAGGGAGCCGAGGTTCTCCAGCAGCTGTTCTGTGTTGGAGACTCCGAGAAGAACCGAGCTGACGCCTTCACTGCGGAGACACCAGGCTGAGGGAGGACAAGCACATCAACAGGTTTATACTGAGGATCCATCCGACAGGCAGGtgtacagagagacagacagacagagagacaggcaggtagacagacagagagagagacagacagagagacagacagacagacagacagacagacagacaggcagagagacagacagacagacagacaggcagagagacagacaggcagacagacagacagagagacaggtgtACCTATAGCGAGCTGAGCAGGAGTGCAGTTCAGTCTGTCGGCCAGCAGGTGGAGCTCTTTGATTTTACTGAGCTGCTTCTTCCCCTCGTCGCTGCAGAGACGCTCCTTCAGCCACGAAtaaccctgcacacacacacacacacacacacacacacatacatattgaTCACCACATGgatgatgtttgtgtgtctgttacagtgtgtatttgtgtgtacctcagtgtgtatttgtaatgTGTATTAGTACCTTCATGGCGGCCCTGGAGCTCTCGGGGACCCCCTCGTTGTACTTCCCTGTCAGCAGACCGCAGGCTAACGGAGACCAGGTCATGGCTCCGACCCCTGAGAGACAGGCAGACCTCATGTTGAACCACTTCATTAAACCGGTCTATATTTAGACCTGGACCTGAACAGCTGCCGTCCCCCCTGAGACCTCCGCTGGGTCTCACCTCCTCCACCGTCCAGAgttaaagacacagagcagGCTTTTCATCTGGTGTCTGAGATCAGCTGCAGGGTCCTGGgtctgttagcttagcttagcttagcttagcttagcatgaataTTCAGATTCAGTCACTCAGAGTCCTGGATCATTAGGGACTCAGTCCAACAGtttatattacccatgatcctcctctccctctggagcaggaagtgctgtaaCAAACACTGGTTTtagttttggtgtgtgtgtttacctggtGTGTTCACAGCTCAGCTCGTTCACCTGGAGGAGTGAACACAGC
Encoded here:
- the LOC108892794 gene encoding voltage-gated potassium channel subunit beta-3-like; the protein is EAYSIARQFNLVPPVCEQAEYHYFQRDKVELHLPELYHKIGVGAMTWSPLACGLLTGKYNEGVPESSRAAMKGYSWLKERLCSDEGKKQLSKIKELHLLADRLNCTPAQLAIAWCLRSEGVSSVLLGVSNTEQLLENLGSLRVLSQLTPPLIAEMDALLGNKPRGTKKEARS